A single Thermodesulfobacteriota bacterium DNA region contains:
- a CDS encoding proton-conducting transporter membrane subunit encodes KECETFEDISGLWKKRPYLAVALGVFMFSLAGIPPTIGFFAKYRIFLSAVQADFYWLAVLGILASVISAYYYLRVLVYAFMKEDTASFPSFKIASSIVLVVLCIGTLLLGIFPLDSWNLALEAAGSVLVAFSGQ; translated from the coding sequence CAAAGAATGTGAGACATTTGAGGATATATCAGGGCTTTGGAAAAAAAGACCCTACTTAGCCGTGGCGCTGGGAGTATTTATGTTCTCACTGGCCGGAATACCCCCGACAATAGGGTTTTTCGCTAAATACAGAATATTCTTGTCTGCAGTCCAAGCGGATTTTTACTGGCTTGCTGTACTTGGTATATTGGCCAGCGTTATTTCAGCATACTACTACTTAAGAGTGCTCGTATATGCATTTATGAAAGAAGATACGGCCAGCTTTCCGTCATTTAAGATTGCTTCATCAATAGTTTTAGTTGTGCTCTGCATCGGAACGCTTCTTCTTGGGATTTTTCCACTAGATTCCTGGAATCTTGCTCTAGAAGCTGCCGGATCAGTACTGGTTGCTTTTAGCGGACAGTAA